A single Struthio camelus isolate bStrCam1 chromosome 8, bStrCam1.hap1, whole genome shotgun sequence DNA region contains:
- the TMEM121 gene encoding transmembrane protein 121, producing MVLPPPDKRHVCLTTIVIMTSMAFMDAYLVEQNQGPRKIGVCIIVLVGDICFLIVLRYVAVWVGAEVKTAKRGYAMILWFLYIFVLEIKLYFIFQNYKADKKNLETVARKALTLLLSICVPGLYLVLVALDSMEYIRTFRKKEDLRGRLFWVALDLLDILDIQANLWEPHRTGLPIWAEGLMFFYCYILLLILPCVSLSEISMQGEHIAPQKMMLYPVLSLVTINIVTIFIRAINMILFQDSRVSTIFIGKNIIAIATKACTFLEYKRQVKEFPQNAIALELQQNSLSHNQTIHSTQGIPHEPSPTSEILDT from the coding sequence ATGGTGCTGCCACCGCCTGACAAGCGCCACGTGTGTCTGACCACCATCGTCATCATGACCAGCATGGCCTTCATGGATGCTTATCTGGTGGAGCAGAACCAGGGGCCCCGTAAGATCGGTGTCTGCATCATTGTGCTCGTGGGGGACATCTGCTTCCTCATCGTGCTGCGCTATGTGGCCGTGTGGGTAGGGGCGGAGGTGAAGACAGCCAAGCGGGGCTACGCCATGATCCTTTGGTTCCTGTACATCTTTGTGCTGGAGATCAAGTTGTATTTCATCTTTCAGAATTACAAAGCTGACAAGAAGAACCTGGAGACAgtggccaggaaagccctgaccctgctcctctccatctGCGTGCCGGGGCTCTACCTGGTGCTGGTGGCCTTGGACAGCATGGAGTATATACGGACCTTTCGGAAGAAAGAGGACCTGCGGGGCCGTCTCTTTTGGGTGGCCCTTGACCTGCTGGATATCTTGGACATCCAGGCCAACCTGTGGGAGCCACACAGGACCGGCCTGCCCATCTGGGCGGAGGGGCTCATGTTCTTCTACTGCTACATACTCCTCCTGATCCTGCCTTGCGTGTCCCTCAGTGAGATCAGCATGCAAGGAGAGCACATTGCCCCGCAGAAGATGATGCTCTACCCTGTCCTCAGCTTGGTCACCATTAACATTGTCACCATTTTCATCCGGGCCATCAACATGATCTTGTTCCAAGACAGCAGGGTCTCCACCATCTTTATTGGCAAGAACATCATTGCGATAGCCACCAAGGCGTGCACTTTCCTCGAGTACAAGCGGCAAGTGAAGGAGTTCCCCCAGAACGCCATCGCCCTGGAGCTCCAGCAGAACTCCCTCTCCCACAACCAGACCATCCACAGCACACAGGGCATTCCCCACGAGCCGTCGCCCACCAGCGAGATCCTCGACACATGA